The Pongo abelii isolate AG06213 chromosome 19, NHGRI_mPonAbe1-v2.0_pri, whole genome shotgun sequence genome includes the window GTGGTCTGACAGCAGAGTGGACGGCAGCAGCTGGACACACCACAGCTGGGGCGGCAGGTGGTCTGACAGCAGAGTGGACGGCAGCAGCTGGACACACCACAGCTGGGGCGGCAGGTGGTCTGACAGCAGAGTGGACGGCAGCAGCTGGACACACCACAGCTGGGGCGGCAGGTGGTCTGACAGCAGAGTGGACGGCAGCAGCTGGACACACCACAGCTGGGGCGGCAGGTGGTCTGACAGCAGAGTGGGCGGCAGCAGCCGGACACATCACAGCTGGGGCGGCAGGTGGTCTGACAGCAGGGTGGGCGGCAGCAGCTGGACACACCACAGCTGGGGCGGCAGGTGGTCTGACAACAGACTGGGCGGCAGCAGCTGGGGTGACAGCAAGTGGTCTGGCAGCAGGTAGTCTGAGAGCAGGATGGGCGGCAGCAGCTGGATACAACACAGCTGGGGCGGCAGCAGGTGGTCTGGCAGCAGCTGGGGCAACAGCAGGTCTCTTGGCAGAGGCCTTGATCACAGCCCTGGTCAGAGCAGACAGAGCCACAACAAGAGTTAACCATGGTGTCAGAGGGTGGAGGTTCTAGGTAGGTTTCCAAGACAGTGAGTTTTTCGAATGTGGGAATCTCCTTATCCCATGTCCACTTTTATACTCGGCTGAGGAGCTGTTGCCACCATGTAAAAGCTATTTCCTTGTTATTGTTTATCTTAATAGATAGGCAATTATCGAGTTAGCTAATTGTGGGAAAAAATCGTATAAAAGGTGGAATGcacttttattctttctctgtgttagAGTTTAGCCAATCcagtctttcctcctcctcttgtcTTCAATTAATTTAATGTGTCATTTAATTTCAAAGACTTGTAATCTTACTCATCCAGTCGATTGTCAGGTGACAGATCACTTGGAAATCAGCATTCTGTGTGTCATCCTGAAAACTGTGTGTCTCACAGCAGTCCTCAAATGGGATGATGTTTCTTGTTTTCTGAAGATTCttctgagaaaaataaactgtgaaacaactagaagaaaacagcagaaattGTCTTAAAGTAttagaagtggagtggattttcTAATACAGAAAAACGTAATAGCAATGAAGAAAAGGATTGAAAAAATTTACAACAGAAAAAAACTCAAATGCCTGATTGAAAAACAAGAAGGCTAAAGAGTaagctgaaaataaataataataccttagccaatctaaaaataaatgagctaattTTCTTAATGCATGAATACTTCTTACAAcccaatgagaaaaaaaacaacaaccaccaaACAGAAAATTGAGTAAAGGATATTAACAGTCATttcactaaaaaaagaaatttaagtgcCTTTTCAGCTTCTGAAAGATGTTTAGTCTCACTCATAATTTAAGGTATTTTAATTGAACAACTTATTCACTCATCAAACCATCTACCgaatacctactgtgtgccaggttctACTGCATGCTCTGGGGATACGGCAGTGAATACTTACTATTTGTAAtgacaaatgtaaaatatttaagtttaaaaactttaataaatTGGTGAAATTATAAGGAAATTGACATTTTAATACACAGTTGGCAGGGATCTAAATTGAGGCAACTTCTTTAGATGGTAATTAACAGAATCTGAAATTTAACAGTATCTTAAATTAATTtaccatattttgaaatgtgcgTGTGTTTTGATTGAGCCGTTTCACTTCCAGAAATGTATTCAACAGATGCACCTATACATACCTTCCAAGATATATGTTCAAGGGTATTCTTCGCAACATTGTTTTCAAGAATAAAGCCTGATTTTAAATTCTATTGTGTTTACGGTGGGGAAAGCCCTTGATGTAGGCAACACATACTAGTGCTCAGAGGCAGTGAAGCATCACTTTCTTTTTATCACCAAAGAAACGTCTTTGACCTATTCTTGCAATTTTTCTATAAGTGCAAGatgacattaatttttaaaaaagaaataaagaatgttaTTTCTTTAGGCCATCCCTATGCCATGCAGACACCTACTTTCCATTTAGACTGAATTAtccaggaaggagggaagaggggatgGAAGGAAGGGTACAAGaacatatttagaatatatttttatggaCATATTTTATGACTATTTGgggtatatataaaaattatgaaaattcagTTTGTTAGGCATAAGATGGCATAAAAATATCCATTGCGTCTAAGTTGATAATGATTTTACTCAAATTCTCCGTATCTTTGTTTATCTTTCTCTTCAAATGACCGTTTTTGAAATAATGTGTTTAAAGTCTCTGCTATGATTGCAGTTTTATCAACTTCCTGTCTATTTATAACAGGTTTTTTTTGTACTTAGTTTGAATGTAGCCCAACCACTATGACAAcaagaatattaatatttttgcagACATAATTAATGTATCATAAGGAAGTCACTATCAAGGTCAAAGCAAGTGCAGTTATCATAGGCTTGGGATTCTGGTCTAACTGAGCCACAGTTCTATGGTcacttttttatttagaaatagttAGCCCTCTCTGTCTGAAGGCAGGGGAGACAGCTTAGAGATAACCCTTCTCCTTAAAACAAGTATGTTTTCAACATGGTGGTTGACTCAGGCTGGTGGTCaggaataaaattcaacaacaggATCCACAGGAGATTGGTGGTCTGGCAGCAGACTGGATGGTAGCAACCGAACTCACAGAAGCTGTGGCAGCAGCAAGCAGTCTTGCAGCAGGTGGTCTGGCAGCAGCTGGGACggcagcagatctcttggcagaggTCTTAACCACACCTCTGGTGACAGCAGAAGGAGCCGCAGCAGGAGCTGACCATGGTGTCAGAAGGTGGAGGTTCTGGGTGTGGGTTTTCAGTAGCATAAGGTACTAGAGTTCATACGCCTTCTTCCTTCCAAGTTTCCTTCTCTACTCTGCTGAGGACTTGCCATCACCATGACCTGGGTTATTTTCTTGCTATTGTTTGTCTTACCTAAAGAGAAGTTATCAGATATTCTGATTGAAGCACGACATCGTAGCAGTTAGCCTTGGTTTTTAAAATGGATGCTAAGGTAATTTCCATTTAATCAGCTATTTATCCCTAAAAGcaccatttttcttccttttttgttttagcGTCATCTCATCCATTCCCTCATATACTTTTCAGAGTGTGTCATTTGATATTCTGAGCACAGGAAGAGTCATTCTTTTGTGTTCCAACCATTTAATTTCCTGTTCCTGAAGGAGCTGCACAACCACAGTCCCTTCAATTTGAACAGTACTTAAAATAGATGTAAACATGGGTATgttaatattcaaaaaataagacCCCAGTACATTATAGCAAATAGCTGCTAATGAAATCAGCATAGCACACTTGTAAATTATGAAGAAGCTAAAAAACATTTAAGGCATGTGCCTTCAAATTTAACTTGTTCAGAATAGAATTGctcattctgtttcttttccaaACCAATGCCCTAATTAATTCTCCAGTCCTATTACAAATGGTTGTTAGTCCAAAGTTTCAAGctagggctaggcacagtggctcatgcctgtaatcccagcgctttgggaggccgaggtgggtgaatcacctgaggtcgggagttcaagaccagcctggccaacatgttgaaagtccatctctactaaaaatacaaaaaattagccgggagtggtggcacgtgcctgtagtcccagctactcaggagactgaggcaggaggattgtttgaacccacgaggcaggggttgcagtgagccaagatcaccccctgcactccagcctgggcaacagagtaacactgtatctccaaaaaaaaaaaaaaaaaaaaaaaatcaagctagtAAATGTAAAGTTCTTCATTCAATAATCATGTTTTGGTCCCCACTATGTGCCAAACCCATTCTCAGGATGGAGACACAAGTGAAGAATACTCCACCCCATCTCTCCTTCACTATAACTTCATTCTTACTCAATGAACTGCACCAGATCATTTTACGGGATGAAATGGCAATTCCATTACCCATATGCTGGACCAGCAAACAGGGGCTGTGTCCACCTTCGCAGCTAAGGTCAGGATGCCTCAGCAGCAGAGATGGCAGAAATTTTTAGCCACAATTTAAGTCAGAGCAAGTCAAGCTGTATCAAAAGACCATTTTGTTGCCAGTGAAAATAAGAAACTCTTTATTTGAATAGATTAGCCAGATATGGAAATTGCTAAGCATCCAAAATATTATGCAACTTATTCTGTCTTTTCTCCATTAATACACATGAAGGAGTCATTCTTGTCCCTTTTGTTCCTTCATTTAAAACACACAAtggtgtttgtatttttaaactgcaattcaaagcaaaatattttagttGTCTGACTAActgcttttaaacttttctttgcaCCACTAAGCGTAAACATCATGTACCCAGGCATGTTTGTACTCAGGGCCATCAACAGATGTGGAGCTCAGCATGGAAAAGATTATGACAATTACAATTGAGCCCAGTCCCCTGTTTCAGGAATTGAAATACCCAAGTGGAGTTGCTGTTACTATTAGAATTACTGTCATTGAATCTGTGTTTGTGTGACACAGATGAAAAATTtgataaaagataaattttaactcaaaatattttaaaatatggtttacATTTGTCGCGTTGAGTTAATCACCATTTTCTAGTGCTGGAGGAGAAAATGTAGGTGGTGTCAATAGTTCTGGCCTCTTCAAGTTAGTTTCAGTTGTCAGGAGATCAGTCATTGTACTCTGTCTTAAAGAATGATAATTCAggcgaggcacagtggctcatgcctgtaatcccatcactctgggaggctgaggtaggaggatcgcttgagcccaggagtttaaggccacaatgagctatgatcatgccactgcacaccagcctgagtgacagagtgaaactttgtctctaagataataataacagtaaaataataaataaaaatatatactttatagtTAAATGATGCTACTGACGTTGATCACCTCTCTCAATTCTGGAAATAAGTTCTTATGGCTTATTTATTATTAAGTAGaacaatcatttattttcagAAGATTCATAACACTTAAGGAATACTTCCTCCCTGGGCAATTCCCTATAGGTTATGAAAAATAATGTCATAAATAATAACCAGGAAAATTCTGCTCATTGGTTCCAGATTTGGGAACCAGTGTATAAAAGGTCCAGATACTAGAAGGGGTCATCAGATTCTTGGAAACTCACCTCTGAACAGAAGCCCACCGTCCACCCCTGACACCATGACCCACTGCTGTTCTCCTTGCTGTCAGCCTACATGCTGCAGGACCACCTGCTGCAGGACCACCTGCTGGAAGCCCACCACTGTGACCACCTGCAGCAGCACACCCTGCTGCCAGCCCTCCTGCTGTGTGTCCAGCTGCtgccagccttgctgccgcccaACTTGCTGTCAAAACACCTGCTGCAGCACCACCTGCTGCCAGCCCACTTGTGTGACCAGCTGCTGTCAGCCTTCCTGCTGCAGCACACCCTGCTGCCAGCCCACCTGCTGTGGGTCCAGCTGCTGTGGCCAAACCAGCTGTGGGTCCAGCTGCTGTCAGCCTATTTGTGGGTCCAGTTGCTGTCAGCCTTGCTGCCACCCGACTTGCTATCAAACTACCTGCTGCAGGACCACCTGCTGCCAGCCTACCTGCTGCCAGCCTACCTGCTGCAGGAACACCTCTTGCCAGCCCACCTGCTGTGGGTCCAGCTGCTACCAGCCTAGCTGCGGGTCCAGCTGCTGCCAGCCGTGCTGCCGCCCAACATGCTGTCAAACCACTTGTAGATCCACCTGCTGCCAACCATCCTGTGTGACCAGCTGCTGCAGCACACCCTGTTGCCAGCCAACCTGTGGTGGGTCCAGCTGCTGTAGCCAAACCTGCAACGAGTCCAGCTGTTGTCTGCCTTGCTGCCATCCCACCTGCTGCCAGACCACCTGCTGCAGGAACACCTGTTGCCGCCCCAGCTGTTGTTGCAGTCCTTGCTGTATC containing:
- the LOC100451298 gene encoding keratin-associated protein 9-1, which translates into the protein MTHCCSPCCQPTCCRTTCCRTTCWKPTTVTTCSSTPCCQPSCCVSSCCQPCCRPTCCQNTCCSTTCCQPTCVTSCCQPSCCSTPCCQPTCCGSSCCGQTSCGSSCCQPICGSSCCQPCCHPTCYQTTCCRTTCCQPTCCQPTCCRNTSCQPTCCGSSCYQPSCGSSCCQPCCRPTCCQTTCRSTCCQPSCVTSCCSTPCCQPTCGGSSCCSQTCNESSCCLPCCHPTCCQTTCCRNTCCRPSCCCSPCCISSCCQPSCC
- the LOC100452524 gene encoding keratin-associated protein 4-1 isoform X1, with product MVNSCCGSVCSDQGCDQGLCQETCCCPSCCQTTCCRPSCVVSSCCRPSCSQTTCCQTTCCHPSCCRPVCCQTTCRPSCGVCGVSSCCRPLCCQTTCRPSCGVSSCCRPLCCQTTCRPSCGVSSCCRPLCCQTTCCRTTCCRPSCRGSSC
- the LOC100452524 gene encoding keratin-associated protein 4-1 isoform X2, producing MVNSCCGSVCSDQGCDQGLCQETCCCPSCCQTTCCRPSCVVSSCCRPSCSQTTCCQTTCCHPSCCRPVCCQTTCRPSCGVCGVSSCCRPLCCQTTCRPSCGVSSCCRPLCCQTTCCRTTCCRPSCRGSSC